The DNA region GTATATAgttctataggttttgataaatgtATGCAATCACTTAACTACCACTACAATCCAGGTATAGattttcatcatcctaaaaaTTTGCCTCTGGTTCCTTTGTCCACCCCCAcccagaattattttttatttattcaaatacttTTTGGGCACTCACCTGTGCTGGGGTGCTGGGCTAAGGAAACAAAGCGGACAGGTAAGTCCCCACCCTCATGGGGTTTATAGACTATCAGATGGAAAGAGGCAATAAACAAGTAAGTCAATAAACAAACTAATCATAGAGGCAGTAAGTGTTAAATAGTAAGCAGGGTTATTTGGTAGCTGGTAGCTGGGGAGCTATTTCAGGTGGAAGGGACAGGAGCTGTCTAGCTGACCTCTTTGTTATTTAAAATTCATGACAAACTCTTCAAATTAGCTAAAAATGCCCATCTTTTGAGAATTaagttgaggctcagagaggttaaggcaCTTactccaggtcacacagctagtgacaGGGAAAGCAGGAATTCAAGCCCAGGCTAGCAGACACCAAAAGCTCGTGCTCTTTTCATCACATCAcactgcctctctctgggctctgggcctctgggagagggagggaaggaggcggGAGTGTCAGGGTCTGTGAGGTCTGGAATGCTGGCTCTTCTGGGACCACAGCAGCATATCCAAGAGGCCTCCAAACAGCCACGGGCTCCGAGGTGGCTTCACTGCCATGGCCCGAACCTCCTCCAACCGAAGCCTCAcctccataggcagacacaaccGAGCTTGTATCTGCCGGAGGAGAGCTTGTGGAAGCGCTCCCTCTgctcccctttcctttccccgccctcccctctgccatCTCCTTCTTTTCCCCTCCGCCCTCTCCTccactccccatttccctcctTACTCCCCCTCTTTCTCCCTCACTCTGCCTCCCGCAGGCGCTGAAGACTGAAAGTGCCAATTACCTCTGCCACCTCGGCAGGGGCATCCTCCCAGGGCTGCCTGGCCCCTGGAAACCGTAGCTGATTGGGAAAAGATCGCGCTCATTCCTTCTCGGCCTGAACACTCCCCCAGGGGGCTCTTCCAGGATGAGCCAGGGTTTCCACACTGATGCATCAACCTCCCGGGGGGCGGCTGGGGTTACCTGTCGCCCAGAGGGCGACATTCAGACCTGCTGCTTCTACCTGGACGCGTGCGCTTGAGAGGTGGGCATcgctgcccccagccccagcgccGCCGACAGAAGCTTCGAGAGCATCTGATGAACATGCCGTGAGCGTCCATGCTTATTTACATCTAAACCTAACATATTTGTTCATTCAAGAAATGTTTGTTGGGCACTGTAATAGGCCCTGGTGTCAACAGCAATAAACAAGACAGGCCAAATCCTGCTCGTGCGGCGTCAACATTCAAGAAGGGAGAGACAGGAAGTAAACAGGTAAATATACACTGTGTCCAGTGGCAATGAGTGACGGTGAGGACAAACAAGGCAGAGTAGATGAGATACAGGTGTGGGGGGTCAGTTTTATTCAAAGTGAGATCATGCAGATTGTTTAACTCAGAGGGAATCTAGTGACACACCTGCTTCCTTTATGCAAGCGACAAGTTTCAGAAAAGTTAAGCATCAATGGTATGTTTGCATATTAAGCCACATTGTAAATCAAACAAGGGCAAGTCTTGCAAGTTAGCCTGCAGCAAATCCCTGAACCTCACTTTCCTTCTAAGAAAAAATGGGTTTAATAATTCTTGCTTCGGAAAGCTTACAGGGTTGTGAGAGAGAGACTTGCGGAATGCAATTGGAATTTTGTGAATGTACTTTGCAATCTATAAAGCACTTTACTACCTCAAAGTAATGTTGTTGCTAAAATGAAGAAATGGCTGACAAAGTAAATTGCCACCTCTAAATGGAAATTCTGTGATCATCCGAATTTTCATATATTAGTTGGCTAAAATGAAGATTACGCTTAGATGTTTTCTGAATCTGGCGGGCAGGGCTGTCATCTCCCTCAGCCTTCTAGGCTTGGGGAACACTCTGTGGCTGCCCCTGGCTATGACTTGCTGTTGGCAGTGAGGAGTATAATGTCTGATCATGGCCATTAAAATCTTAATTTCAGGACACTGGATAAACTTGAGACTCCAGACTAAGTTCACCTGATTAATCTAACATAGGAGCATAAGAAAGTCCCGCCAACCTCCTCAGGTGTGGCTCCTTGCATCTTGGAATGTTCTCCATCCCAAACACCTGGAGACTTGTAGAGCCAGGCGGACATGTACGTGGGTTCCCCACCCAAGAGAGAAGATGTCTACTTCGGAGAGTTCCTCTCTTTGTACACAGCATTTAGTGGAATGATTGCTACTTGGAAGGAAATTCATTCTACTCAAATGACACCACCAAATAGCAAGATTTATAGCACGTGTCTCTGGGAAAGTGCGCGGCGGCAATCGAGTATGTGCTGTGTTCCTGCTCCCGTGGGACCGCCTGCAAGTACAGTCATCGCTTAACTGTAAGAATATATGACCGGGGCAATGCAGAGTGTGGTTTATAAGTTATTTTTCTGATGCTACTCATGGAGGATGAGAATAGAATTGGGTTAGGTGgcggcaggatacaagatcaatggcAAATGTGTCCTCACCAGACATTTCAGACCTGAAACAGCTTTTCCTCTGAGAGAGACACCAGTATCAACTTATCAGTCAATGCACTTTTACTCAGTGTCCACTCTGGGCAAATCATCCTGTTAGGTGCTATGGAGGGGACCCCAAAATAGCTCTGACCTGGGCTACGTCCTCTCATGTTAGGTGGAAAGATGAGACACTCTTGTGGATAAAGACTAGGGTCCAGAAGAGAGTCAGGAGGTGGGAGAAGCTAAATCTGTCCTGGCTCCTGCCAGGCTCTTAGATTCCATCATCCTGTTTGATCAGTATCACCATAAGGTAttatcattatttccattttatggatgagaacaCTGGGAGCAGAGAGGATAAATGACCTGCTCAAGGTCACTCAGCTGGTACGTGGTAATAACGTATTAGTTATTAGTCTGCTTAACTCTGTAGGGCCAGAATGTAAGTGGACTTAGATTCTAATTGGCCTCCCTATTGATTTTGTCAGTGATAAACAcaaatcttagaaaaacaatgtttGACTGTACTTCTTTTCACTCAATTCACTTAAGGGTTGTGGGGTAAGGAACTTGCTCTAGATCCGAAGTTTTAATGTCCTTTTCTGCCATTAAactatatttctaaataaataattgcTCTTGTCCATTTTAGTTTCCCTGGCCAGATCTCCTTCCTGCCTGAACACGCCCTTCCCCCACCGACATCTTCCCACGTTCACGcagcttctttctctccttccctcccctcacaCACACAAATCAGACACACACCTTCCCACCATACACCCATATGCAAAGTAAAATTAGAAATAGCACCCAGCTCCCAACGCACTGAGGGAGTGGAGATCTCCAATCAATATAGCCCAGACCAAGCACTCCTTCCCAAGCCAAGGCCAGGGGCAGGCAGGGCTTGCCAAAAAGGGCCCGGACAGCCGTGATCTTCACACAAAGCTGCTTTGGAGGGGAAAATGCCATTCGTGCTTCCCTGTACCTGCGCAGAACTCACAGGGCTGCCAGATTCTCAGGGGTGAACACCTAGCACCCCGTTCTTTTGCTTAGTTGTGAGACCCTTTCAGAACATGAGAAGGTTTCCtggcccccccttttttttttgatatatgctaataaaaaacaaaaacaaagaaaacaatgtCTGGTGAGTCAAAAATAGAGGCGGAACTGATATGCATGGGGCTCTTGTTTTAATCAACTAGTTGAGAAAGCAACAAACAATTATTTAGTTGTTATATTTGCCTTTATCAAGAGCGGTGGAATGGGGCAGGTGGGTGACCATGCCAGCCCAAGAAACTGAGGAGAGTGATGGCAACAATATTCCGGCAGTGCTGCTAAAGCTGCCACGGCCCCCCCATTTGACACTGGTTGGGTGTCACCACCTTCTTGGTGTCTCTTGGCCCCTCCCTCAGACTGGTGGcgtgctggggagggggaaggggaaggaactAGGAGCAGGGATGGGGGCTCAAGACAGAAGCTCTGGGTCTAGacaaacccctctgtgatcctcCCTTCTCCCAAATCAGAGCTCtcccccccacactcctcccccgcccccccaggtcCCACAGTGATGCTCGGATGTCTGGAGGCTGAGAGCAGGACCCTTAGAGCTATGACCAGTTTCAAATCCAGACCGGGACATTGACCCACTCCATGACCTTGGACAGGTGACttagcttctctgagcctcaacttcctcatctgtagaatggaaaCCATCGAGCTTCCCAGATCATTTCGGGAGGATTAACAAAGCGAATTTATTCTAAaagcttagaacagtgcctggtacatagtaagggCCCAATACGTAGTGCCAGTAATTGTAAACTAACACACAAAGCCTCACATCAGGACCTGCATCTGCTTACCCCCGCAGGTCTTGGTAGGGGCTTGACATATACTGTCATTTAATCCTCCTATCtcttattttacaggtgaggacgGTGCACCAAGACCACCAGCAGTGAGGGGTTAAATAGTCAAGCCCAGGCAAACCGGCTCGGgagccccctcctcagcccctctgTGCACGTCTCTGAGGAGATGGAGAACATTTTTACGGGTGCTGCCCCTGGCGAGCTGCGCTCTCAAGCCCCCAGGTTTCCCTCCCTCAGAGTCAAGAACAGGAAGGCTTGTCGGGCAGTGGcgtggagggaaggagagaaggatggCTGGAGACTCCCCTTAACGGCTGAATCCGGATCCCCCAGACCGAACGGGAAGGGGCGGGGCGGTGGGGGCTCGCAAGTCCACGGTGCTGAGAGGGGTGGCCAGAGCGCCGCCCCCAGCAGGagaggaggggcggaggggctGGGGGGTGCCCAGCTGCCATCCCCGCCGCCTGCTGGCCCCCGCTCGCTGGCGCCCGATGGGAGGACGGCGGCTGCCCGCGCCCTCCTCCCCACACCCCCGCTACCTGCCCAGTTCCCGAGGCGAGGCGTGAGGAAGCCGCGAGCCAGCCGGGCCGAGCCCACAACTTTGCAGCCTCGGAGAGGGCGAGCGCCGGCGTCCAGGGCTCCCAGTGTCGGGGACCAGAGCTGGGTGAGTTCACGTCCCCACCCCTCTGCAGCGGcagtggcggcggcggcggcggcgcgggggcaGCTGCCCGGGCGTCCGGGAGGCGGTGGTCGGGGAGCCgcggccgcccgcgccgccggccTCGCTGGGGCTCTCGCTGTGCCGCCCTGCGCCGCGGGCTGGGCGGGCGCTGGTGCTGAACGAACAgctccccgcgccccccgccgcccccgcggccttccccgccccagcccccgcGCAGGGCCCCGGCAGCAGGCGCCGGCTGAGCGCCCCTCACTCCCCCAACCGCTCGTCCTTCGCCTTCCCGGCGCCCCGGCGCATCTGGAGGCAGCTCCCGCGCCCCCCTGGCGACCAGCGCGGAGAAGACACTTGCTGTGCTAGAGCCGGTGGCCGAGGGCTCCCCGGGGTGCAGCGCCGCCCCGCTGCCCTCGGGGGCGCACGGCTAAGGGCGGGGCCGAGCCCCAGCGACACCCCCCGGCCTGCCCTGCACTGCGCCCCCGCAGCGGAGTGGGGCCTGCGCTTCCCACGGCGGCCGCGGGCGCCCGGGGGCACTGGCTCCTGCAAAGGGGACTCCAAGGTGATAAGCCGCCCGGTCCAGACGGGACAGTTCAGACGGCGGCCCCGTGGCATTCACCCACCCTGGGCGCAGCCACCTCTCTAGAACTTTTCTCGCACCTCCGGCTGGCTGACTCCTTAGCCCCCGGAAAACTTATCCTAGGCGCCGGGAATCCTATACCTGCTGGCTTCTGAAGCCAGGTGTAGGGCGAGAAGGGATGAGGATGCGAAGGGGCCGCTCtcggcaggggtgggggagctgGAGAATGCGAAGAGGCGTCGGCTCTAGCCCCGGAGAGGCTGGCGGGGCATGCATTCGTGCGCCTAAGGCAGGCTGGTGGCACCGAAAGGATTTCAGCGCCATGAGGGTTGTTTGGGGTTCTTGAGCCAGGATGGTGGGAGGCGGGTGCGAAGGGGGGATTTTAATATCATTTCTTCAAATGAAAACGCTCTTTGCCAAAAAAGAGAGCAACGTGCGTCGGAGGAATGGGTTGAGAAGCACCGGCTGACACAGGTATCAGGACTATGTCCCCTACCCCACCCGGTGCCTGAGCGAGTGTGTGAATGAATGGATTGTTTtaattggatttaaaaaaaaaaaaggccaagtgGCATTGGCTGCATGTGTGCATGAGTTTACACATGAAGatacaaacacacacaacacAGACAGGTACCCAAGCACACACAGATTACACAGAGAGTCATGTgtaaggacacacacacacacatcacaccggtacacacacacatatctccAAAGACGTTACCGGTGAGGTCTCTGTGCTTTGCcgaagatgtgtgtgtgtgtgggggggggggggggcgtggatcAGGACTTCGAGTAGGTCAAGTGGTGCATTTCTGTCTGCCTCTCACACCCCAAATCCCAAATCCCAACCAAATCCCAACTCCCAACCTTCTCCTTGGAGTACCTAAAGAGAAATCCCAAACCCAAGCTCGCTTCCGGTGCCATAGAGGAGCCGAGCACTAACCCCTGGTTCCTCAAACCCCGCAGAACGCGAACAAGCAGCTTTGTGCCTGGCTCCCGGGTGCCAGGGCGCCCAGCCCGCCCCCAAACCGAGGGAGCCGCCACCCCAAGGTAGGCTCTGGTCCCTGGAGGCCGCTGTGGTCTTGGGCTTCCACGCCTGGCTCCTGGGTTAGGGAAGTGGGGAGAGGGGATGATTGGGGCGGGGGTGGCGGGTCGTGAATTTGCGCCCCGCGGGACAGACAGGCCGCGGCGGAGGAGCGCGCGAGGGCACGCCCCGGACGCGGCCGTGCGTCTCCCTGTCGCCCCGGGCCCTGCAGGAATGTAATCGAGGATGCTGGCCCTGCGGCTCCTCAACGTGGTGGCCCCCGCCTACTTCTTGTGCATCTCCCTGGTGACCTTGGCGCTGCAGCTCTTCCTCTTCCTGCCCAGCATGCGCGAGGACCCCGCGGCCGCCCCGCTCTTCTCGCCCGCCCTGCTCCACGGCGcgctcttcctcttcctctctgccAACGCCCTGGGAAATTACGTCCTGGTCATCCAGAACTCCCCGGACGACCTGGGCGCCTGCCAGGGGACCTCGACGCGGAGGGCCCCGTGCCCCCCGCCCAGCACCCACTTCTGCCGAGTGTGCGCCAGGGTGACACTGAGGCATGACCACCACTGTTTCTTCACCGGCAACTGCATCGGCAGCAGGAACATGCGCAACTTCGTGCTGTTCTGCCTCTACACCTCCCTGGCCTGCCTCTACTCCATGGTGGCGGGCGTGGCCTACATCTCGGCTGTCCTCTCCATCTCCTTCGCCCACCCCCTGGCCTTCCTCACGCTCCTGCCCACCTCCATCAGCCAGTTCTTCTCCGGTGAGTGGGCCTCCGCAGGCAGGTTGGGTCCCGCTCAAAGCCCTCCCCACCCgaagggttgccagatttagcataTCAAAATACATGATGCCCAATGAAAGCCGACTTCCAGATCATGCATAACTTTAGCCTAAGGATGCCCCGTGCAATAGTTGGGACATACTTACactaaaaacaaatatttgttgccTCTCTGACATTCAGATTTAACCAGGAGTGCTGTTTATCTAGCACCTCCCcttccatcatctcctccttgctCTCCAGTGTCTATTTGCCCGTAGAATTGTGATGACTCTGTGCCAAGTGGGGCTGTGTGCTGGCCATCTCTCCATGCACCCTCCTCTGCCTGGACCCCCATCCTGCCCCCATATTCTTGACAAGCAACCCCAGGAAGGGTAAACCTAGCACCAGGTCAGCCCAAGAAGGAGGTTcacccccccaaacacacactaTGACGACCCCACCAGGCTGCAGATGGTTCAGAGCAGGGCACATGCTGGTTGGAGCTGCAGCCACATTTAATGGCTCCATTTCCACACTGGAGAGCTGTGGGATTAGAGTGGGATCTGACCCTCCAGGAGGTTCTCATGCTTGCATGAGTTCAGCTGGGTGCCCTGCTGAGGACCTCACTTTCTAGAGTGCTCCAAGCACTTCCTGATAACTGCTGGTGACAGTTCTTGCCACTTTACCTGGCCTTGAAATTTGCCCCTACCTCATTTCTTGCCACTCCCAACCCCTCTGGCCTTTGACTCTGACTGACTTGGTTTTCACAATAGGtagcatgtgtgtatgtgtgtgcacacaccaTTTCTTGGATGTGGAACCTGAGACCTGGATGGAATTAAATGGCTTGCCCAGTATTATTC from Dasypus novemcinctus isolate mDasNov1 chromosome 3, mDasNov1.1.hap2, whole genome shotgun sequence includes:
- the ZDHHC22 gene encoding palmitoyltransferase ZDHHC22 isoform X1, coding for MLALRLLNVVAPAYFLCISLVTLALQLFLFLPSMREDPAAAPLFSPALLHGALFLFLSANALGNYVLVIQNSPDDLGACQGTSTRRAPCPPPSTHFCRVCARVTLRHDHHCFFTGNCIGSRNMRNFVLFCLYTSLACLYSMVAGVAYISAVLSISFAHPLAFLTLLPTSISQFFSGAVLGSEMFVILMLYLWFAIGLACAGFCCHQLLLILRGQTRHQVRKGVAVRARPWRKNLQEVFGKRWLLGLLVPMFNVGSECSKQRDK
- the ZDHHC22 gene encoding palmitoyltransferase ZDHHC22 isoform X2; amino-acid sequence: MREDPAAAPLFSPALLHGALFLFLSANALGNYVLVIQNSPDDLGACQGTSTRRAPCPPPSTHFCRVCARVTLRHDHHCFFTGNCIGSRNMRNFVLFCLYTSLACLYSMVAGVAYISAVLSISFAHPLAFLTLLPTSISQFFSGAVLGSEMFVILMLYLWFAIGLACAGFCCHQLLLILRGQTRHQVRKGVAVRARPWRKNLQEVFGKRWLLGLLVPMFNVGSECSKQRDK